One segment of Dolichospermum sp. DET69 DNA contains the following:
- the thiO gene encoding glycine oxidase ThiO, which translates to MTNDVLIIGGGIIGLACGVELRLRGATVTVLCRDFTAAASHAAAGMLAPDAENITNEAMLSLCRRSRNLYLDWTQKLEELTGLNTGYWPCGILSPVYQQPENQGHRNANWLDKKTINQYQPGLGIDVIGGWWYPEDGQVDNRAVIKVLRAAAESLGIVFKDGITVEAISQQQGKVIGVQTNTGLFRADHYLVTAGAWVNQLLPLPVSPRKGQMLSLRVPDSITELPLTRVLFGENIYIVPRRNRSIVIGATSEDVGFTGDNTPGGIQSLLQSAIRLYPQLENYPLQQLWWGFRPATSDELPILGHSHCDNLTFATGHYRNGILLAPITATLIADLICEQKADPLLVNFHYSRFSAVSSTTTPMLIHSTPAERRNPEISDLTVPDSPLIIAGKSFKSRLMTGTGKYRHIQEMQQSVAASGCQIVTVAVRRVQTNAPGHEGLAEALDWTKIWMLPNTAGCQTAEEAIRVARLGREMAKLLGQEDNNFVKLEVIPDAKYLLPDPIGTLQAAEQLVKEGFAVLPYINADPMLAKRLEEVGCATVMPLAAPIGSGQGLKTTANIQIIIENAKIPVVVDAGIGAPSQAAEAMELGADALLINSAIALAQNAPAMAYAMNLATIAGRMAYLSGRMPMKDYASASSPLTGTITG; encoded by the coding sequence ATGACTAATGATGTTTTAATTATTGGTGGTGGTATTATCGGGTTGGCTTGCGGTGTTGAATTGAGATTACGGGGTGCAACTGTAACTGTGCTTTGCCGTGATTTTACTGCCGCAGCCAGCCATGCCGCCGCGGGAATGTTAGCTCCTGATGCGGAAAATATTACTAATGAGGCGATGTTGTCTTTATGTCGGCGATCGCGTAATCTATATTTAGACTGGACACAAAAATTAGAGGAATTAACTGGTTTAAATACGGGTTATTGGCCTTGTGGTATCCTGTCTCCAGTTTATCAACAACCTGAAAACCAGGGACACAGAAACGCTAACTGGTTAGACAAAAAGACTATTAATCAATATCAACCAGGTTTAGGAATAGATGTCATCGGTGGTTGGTGGTATCCTGAAGATGGGCAAGTTGATAACCGGGCTGTAATTAAAGTTCTGCGGGCTGCGGCGGAGTCTTTGGGTATTGTTTTTAAAGATGGAATTACCGTAGAAGCGATTTCTCAACAACAGGGAAAAGTTATCGGTGTCCAAACTAATACTGGTTTATTTCGCGCTGACCATTATCTGGTAACTGCTGGTGCTTGGGTCAATCAATTATTGCCTTTACCAGTAAGTCCCCGCAAAGGGCAAATGTTGAGTTTGCGAGTCCCAGATTCTATTACTGAATTACCTTTAACCAGAGTCCTATTTGGTGAAAATATTTACATTGTTCCCCGTCGTAATCGTTCTATCGTCATTGGTGCAACTAGTGAAGATGTAGGATTTACTGGCGATAATACTCCAGGGGGAATTCAAAGTTTATTACAATCAGCCATTCGACTATATCCGCAATTAGAGAATTATCCTCTCCAACAACTTTGGTGGGGATTTCGTCCAGCTACTTCCGATGAATTACCTATTTTGGGTCATAGTCATTGTGATAATTTAACTTTCGCTACTGGTCATTATCGCAATGGGATTTTACTTGCACCAATTACAGCTACATTAATTGCTGATTTGATTTGCGAACAAAAGGCAGATCCTCTTTTAGTTAATTTTCATTATTCCCGCTTTTCTGCTGTGTCATCTACTACTACACCGATGTTAATTCACTCTACTCCTGCTGAACGCCGTAACCCAGAAATATCCGATTTAACTGTTCCAGATTCACCATTAATTATTGCGGGGAAAAGCTTTAAATCTCGGTTAATGACGGGAACTGGTAAATATCGCCATATCCAGGAAATGCAGCAAAGTGTCGCTGCTAGTGGTTGTCAAATTGTGACTGTGGCTGTACGACGAGTACAAACTAATGCCCCAGGACATGAAGGTTTAGCAGAAGCCTTAGATTGGACTAAAATCTGGATGTTGCCTAATACTGCTGGCTGTCAAACCGCAGAAGAAGCCATTCGAGTAGCGCGGTTAGGACGGGAAATGGCGAAGTTATTAGGACAGGAAGATAATAATTTTGTCAAGTTAGAAGTGATACCCGATGCTAAGTATTTATTACCTGATCCCATTGGCACTTTACAAGCAGCAGAACAGTTAGTTAAAGAAGGTTTTGCTGTATTACCTTATATTAATGCTGATCCGATGTTAGCAAAGCGGTTGGAAGAGGTGGGTTGTGCCACAGTTATGCCTTTAGCAGCGCCGATTGGTTCTGGACAAGGGCTGAAAACTACTGCCAATATTCAGATTATTATTGAAAATGCCAAGATTCCAGTAGTGGTAGATGCTGGTATTGGTGCGCCTTCACAAGCGGCTGAGGCAATGGAATTGGGGGCAGATGCGTTATTAATTAATAGTGCGATCGCATTGGCTCAGAATGCCCCAGCAATGGCTTATGCGATGAATTTGGCTACTATTGCCGGTCGGATGGCTTATTTGTCGGGAAGAATGCCAATGAAGGACTATGCTAGTGCTAGTTCACCTTTAACGGGAACGATTACTGGGTAG
- a CDS encoding DUF433 domain-containing protein — translation MALAIITETAPLETTKDGVVVIHKTRVTLDTIVAIFNQGATAEEIIYRYPSLKLADVYATIAFYLNHQQEVEVYLQQRQQQAQEIRSINEERFDSQGLRNRLRARKAERAVC, via the coding sequence ATGGCATTAGCAATTATCACTGAAACTGCACCACTGGAAACTACAAAGGATGGAGTAGTTGTTATTCATAAAACTCGTGTAACCCTAGATACTATAGTTGCTATTTTCAATCAAGGAGCAACAGCAGAAGAAATTATTTACCGTTATCCATCTCTTAAACTTGCTGATGTCTATGCTACTATTGCCTTTTATCTCAATCATCAACAAGAGGTTGAAGTTTACCTACAACAGAGACAGCAACAAGCGCAGGAAATTCGCAGCATAAATGAGGAAAGGTTTGATTCACAAGGATTGCGGAATAGATTACGCGCTCGCAAGGCAGAAAGGGCAGTATGTTAA
- a CDS encoding DUF5615 family PIN-like protein, whose protein sequence is MLKLLADENFDNTIVRGLWRRDPNIDIVRVQDVGLLGADDPIILAWAAEENRVLLTHDVATITSYAYERITKGQAMPGVIEVGTDARIGQVIEDILLLIECCLQEELAGQIHYLPF, encoded by the coding sequence ATGTTAAAACTGCTTGCTGACGAGAATTTTGATAATACTATTGTTAGAGGTTTGTGGCGACGTGACCCTAATATTGATATTGTTAGAGTCCAAGATGTTGGTCTTTTAGGTGCAGATGACCCAATTATACTAGCATGGGCAGCCGAAGAAAACCGAGTTTTACTTACTCATGATGTCGCTACAATTACGAGCTATGCCTATGAACGGATCACAAAAGGTCAAGCAATGCCAGGAGTTATTGAAGTTGGTACTGATGCTCGAATTGGACAGGTAATAGAAGATATTCTGCTTTTGATAGAATGCTGTTTACAGGAAGAATTAGCAGGACAAATTCATTATCTTCCATTTTAA
- a CDS encoding IS1634 family transposase, protein MLNIKDLELKKIDHLGIVAGIVDSIGIVEIINNLLGSEPEEKVSAGQVVKAMILNGLSMMSQPLYMFPKFFELIACEHLIGAGAKPEYFNDDKLGRVLDKLFIKGLDTTFLAVSLNAVKIYQISLSSSHLDSTSFHVDGEYENSLPSVIFKNQKESGSLEKENEESQSPQAIKLTYGYSRDHRPDLKQFITQLVCSGDGDIPIYIKAVSGNEVDSKKFGEIAVEYQKRIQVDSLIVADSALYTESNIKLMSSLKWLTRVPLTIKSAKNLVMSLAESEFVKSEKVGYSYAEKKITYGDIEQRWLVVQSQDRKKSDLKKLSKKIEKALTNTQTKLKNLLQEKFACAADARKELIKISKEFKYHQVENIEVIEKSPNIKEENQSKCYQILATVAENKDAIDQEVLSAGRFIIATNVLSEKELSKEKMLSEYKAQQSCERGFSFLKNPLFLADSIFLKSPERIEALAMIMGLCLLVYTLAQREIRAALKSLNYTVKNQLGKAINNPTMRWIFQCFQSVHLVTFQQKTDFYNLTSEMKYILLFLPEACRNYYRYIS, encoded by the coding sequence ATGTTGAATATAAAAGACCTTGAATTGAAGAAGATTGACCATTTAGGAATAGTAGCAGGAATAGTAGATTCAATTGGGATAGTAGAAATAATTAATAATTTACTAGGGTCAGAACCAGAAGAAAAAGTCAGTGCGGGTCAGGTAGTAAAGGCGATGATTTTAAATGGATTAAGCATGATGTCACAGCCTTTATATATGTTCCCAAAATTCTTTGAATTAATCGCTTGTGAACACTTAATTGGTGCAGGAGCAAAACCAGAATATTTCAACGATGATAAGCTGGGAAGAGTATTAGATAAATTATTTATAAAAGGACTAGATACAACATTTTTAGCAGTCAGTTTAAATGCGGTAAAAATATATCAGATATCACTTTCATCATCACACTTGGATTCGACATCATTTCATGTAGATGGAGAATATGAAAATAGTTTACCATCAGTAATATTTAAAAATCAAAAAGAATCAGGTTCATTGGAAAAAGAAAATGAAGAGAGTCAATCACCTCAAGCGATAAAGCTGACCTATGGTTATTCAAGAGATCATCGTCCAGATTTAAAACAATTTATTACACAATTAGTATGTTCAGGAGATGGAGATATACCAATATATATAAAAGCAGTATCAGGGAATGAAGTTGATTCTAAAAAATTTGGAGAAATCGCAGTTGAATATCAGAAAAGAATACAAGTTGATAGTTTGATAGTAGCAGATAGCGCATTATATACAGAATCAAATATCAAGTTAATGTCGAGTCTCAAATGGTTAACCAGAGTACCCTTAACGATAAAATCAGCAAAAAACTTAGTGATGAGTTTAGCAGAATCGGAATTTGTTAAAAGTGAAAAAGTAGGATATTCTTATGCCGAAAAGAAAATAACTTATGGAGATATAGAACAAAGATGGTTAGTTGTGCAAAGTCAAGATAGAAAAAAATCTGACTTAAAGAAATTATCAAAGAAAATAGAAAAAGCTTTGACTAATACTCAAACTAAGTTAAAAAACCTATTGCAAGAAAAATTTGCTTGTGCTGCTGATGCTAGAAAAGAATTAATCAAAATAAGTAAAGAATTTAAATATCATCAAGTAGAAAATATCGAAGTTATCGAAAAAAGTCCTAACATCAAAGAAGAAAATCAATCAAAATGCTATCAAATCTTAGCAACAGTTGCTGAAAATAAAGATGCTATTGACCAAGAAGTATTAAGTGCAGGAAGGTTTATAATTGCCACAAATGTTTTATCAGAAAAAGAACTGAGTAAAGAGAAAATGCTGTCTGAATATAAAGCACAGCAATCCTGTGAACGAGGATTTAGTTTTCTCAAAAATCCTTTATTTTTAGCAGATAGTATTTTCCTGAAAAGCCCAGAAAGAATAGAGGCATTAGCAATGATAATGGGGTTATGTCTGCTAGTTTATACTCTAGCACAAAGAGAAATTAGGGCTGCTTTAAAATCCTTAAACTATACTGTAAAAAATCAATTGGGCAAAGCCATCAACAATCCAACAATGCGGTGGATATTTCAATGTTTTCAATCAGTTCATCTTGTTACTTTTCAACAAAAAACAGACTTTTATAACTTAACATCTGAAATGAAGTACATTCTTCTATTTCTCCCAGAAGCTTGCCGTAATTACTACAGATATATAAGTTGA
- a CDS encoding phycobilisome linker polypeptide, with product MARLFKVTACVPSLTRTRTQRELQNTYFTKLVPYENWFREQQRIMKMGGKILKVELATGKQGTNTGLA from the coding sequence ATGGCTCGTTTATTTAAAGTAACTGCTTGTGTTCCTAGTCTAACTCGGACTCGCACCCAACGCGAATTACAAAATACTTACTTTACTAAGTTAGTTCCTTATGAAAACTGGTTCCGCGAACAACAACGCATCATGAAAATGGGTGGCAAGATTCTTAAGGTAGAACTAGCCACCGGTAAGCAAGGTACAAATACTGGTTTAGCTTAA
- the apcB gene encoding allophycocyanin subunit beta, with amino-acid sequence MQDAITSVINSSDVQGKYLDIAALDKLKSYFATGELRVRAATTISANAAAIVKEAVAKSLLYSDITRPGGNMYTTRRYAACIRDLDYYLRYSTYAMLAGDASILDERVLNGLKETYNSLGVPVGATVQAIQAMKEVTASLVGPDAGKEMGVYFDYISSGLS; translated from the coding sequence ATGCAAGACGCAATTACCTCAGTTATCAATTCTTCAGACGTACAAGGTAAATACCTTGATATCGCTGCTCTAGACAAGCTAAAAAGCTACTTCGCTACTGGTGAACTGCGCGTTCGTGCAGCTACAACCATCAGTGCTAATGCTGCTGCTATCGTTAAAGAAGCTGTAGCTAAATCTTTGTTGTACTCTGATATCACCCGTCCCGGTGGTAATATGTACACTACCCGTCGTTACGCAGCTTGTATCCGTGACTTGGATTACTACTTGCGTTATTCTACCTACGCTATGCTCGCTGGCGACGCTTCCATTTTGGATGAGCGTGTATTGAATGGTTTGAAAGAAACCTACAATTCCTTGGGAGTACCCGTAGGCGCTACCGTTCAAGCTATCCAAGCTATGAAGGAAGTAACCGCTAGTTTGGTTGGTCCTGACGCTGGTAAAGAAATGGGCGTTTACTTCGACTATATCTCCTCTGGCTTGAGCTAG
- the apcA gene encoding allophycocyanin subunit alpha, translated as MSIVTKAIVNADAEARYLSPGELDRIKGFVAGGAQRLRIAQVLTENRERIVKQAGDQLFQKRPDVVSPGGNAYGQEMTATCLRDLDYYLRLVTYGIVSGDVTAIEEIGIVGVREMYKSLGTPIDAVAGGVAAMKNVAATLLSAEDAGEAGSYFDYVVGAMG; from the coding sequence ATGAGTATCGTCACGAAAGCTATCGTGAATGCTGATGCAGAAGCTCGCTACCTCAGCCCCGGCGAATTAGACAGAATCAAAGGTTTTGTTGCTGGTGGCGCACAACGTCTTCGCATCGCTCAAGTATTGACCGAAAACCGCGAACGCATTGTTAAGCAAGCTGGCGACCAACTGTTCCAAAAACGTCCTGATGTTGTTTCCCCCGGTGGTAACGCTTACGGACAAGAAATGACAGCTACTTGCTTGCGTGACTTAGACTACTACCTTCGTCTAGTTACCTACGGAATCGTTTCTGGCGATGTTACCGCTATTGAAGAAATCGGTATCGTTGGTGTTAGAGAAATGTACAAATCTTTGGGTACTCCCATTGATGCAGTTGCTGGTGGCGTTGCCGCTATGAAGAACGTTGCTGCTACCTTGTTGTCTGCTGAAGACGCTGGTGAAGCTGGTTCTTACTTCGACTACGTTGTTGGAGCAATGGGTTAG
- a CDS encoding phycobilisome rod-core linker polypeptide, whose protein sequence is MSIKASGGSSVARPQLYQTLPVATISQAEQQDRFLGRGELSELDSYFASGAKRLEIAKILTENSEIIVSRAANRIFIGGSPMAFLEKPQERELAMAGAGVSVKEGMALGTVTYVESRGGFFENLRSIFNTSAGGPTPPGFRPINVARYGPSNMAKSLRDLSWFLRYATYAIVAGDPNIISVNTRGLREIIENACSGEATIVALQEIKAASLSYFRKDAAATEIVTQYMDVLLTEFKAPTPSTKVRQRPSGDQQGLQLPQIYAIAAERRPKYAMKPGLSSSEKTEAIKAAYRQVFERDITRAYSLSISDLESKVKNCEISMREFIRRLAKSSLYQKQFYQPFINSRVIELAFRHILGRGPSSREEVQKYFSIVSLKGLAGLVDALVDSTEYSDYFGEETVPYIRGLGQEAQECRNWGQQQDLFKYSAPFRKVPQFITTFAAYEQPLPDQHPYGSGNDPLEIQFGAIFPKETRNPSASPAPFGKDTRRILIHQGPGINNQLSNPRARDLAPGTLGAKVFKLDQLPGTIGKKAAKGVSVKFSESSTQAVIKAIYLQVFGRDVYEGQRLKVAEIKLENGDITVREFVRILAKSDLFRKMYWTSLYVCKAIEYIHRRLLGRPTYGRQENNKYFDIAAKKGFYAIVDAIIDSEEYSQAFNEDTVPYERYLTPAGVSLRQLRVGTIREDLANVEKQETPRFVELGAVTQMRTEPDIDFRINQGVTKQREQTKVFKLTAVKNDKVAANTVISGAYRQIFERDIAPYISKNEFTVLESKLVNGEITVKEFIQGLGYSSLYQKEFYTPYPNTKVIELGTKHFLGRAPIDQAEIRKYNQILATQGIRAFISEMVDSAEYRQVFGEDTVPYRRFPTLPAANFPNTEKLYNQLTKQNDDLVVPSFATVKPRIKTENTPILAKAIADLAAQAKKMDKTKPLFIELGRSFNDGRGQSVEVGVGTSRRKPARIFRATTGTNSPETNQVINAIYIQVMDVFSGQVPDYFRRSNLDSKLRNGEITVREFVMELASSDIYRKRFYTPYPNTKVIEFLFRHLLGRAPATQGEIRQYNKLLADSGLRAAVETIVNSPEYARYFGEDVVPYKRYPSLPAGNYLGSVQAEADLVKQSWSSLSPSVLTGGLPNR, encoded by the coding sequence ATGAGTATTAAGGCAAGCGGTGGAAGCTCAGTTGCGCGTCCGCAACTATATCAAACCTTACCTGTAGCTACAATTTCCCAAGCGGAACAACAAGACCGCTTTTTAGGAAGAGGTGAACTCAGTGAACTTGACAGTTATTTTGCCTCTGGGGCAAAACGGTTAGAAATTGCCAAGATTCTGACAGAAAATTCGGAGATCATCGTCTCTCGTGCAGCTAATCGGATTTTCATTGGTGGTTCACCAATGGCTTTCCTAGAAAAGCCCCAAGAGCGCGAACTAGCAATGGCTGGCGCTGGTGTGAGTGTCAAAGAGGGTATGGCATTAGGAACAGTTACCTACGTTGAAAGTCGTGGTGGTTTCTTTGAAAACCTGCGTTCTATTTTCAATACTTCTGCTGGTGGCCCTACACCTCCCGGCTTTAGACCCATTAACGTCGCTCGTTATGGGCCTAGCAACATGGCCAAGAGCTTACGAGATTTATCCTGGTTCTTGCGCTATGCTACCTATGCCATTGTCGCTGGCGACCCCAACATCATCTCTGTGAATACCAGAGGTTTACGGGAAATTATTGAAAATGCCTGTTCTGGTGAAGCAACCATTGTCGCTTTACAGGAAATCAAAGCAGCCTCCCTGTCTTATTTCCGTAAAGATGCCGCAGCCACAGAAATTGTGACTCAGTATATGGATGTGTTGCTAACAGAATTTAAAGCACCCACACCTTCAACTAAAGTTCGTCAACGTCCTTCTGGTGACCAACAAGGGTTACAACTGCCGCAAATTTATGCTATTGCCGCAGAACGTCGTCCCAAGTACGCTATGAAGCCAGGTTTGTCTTCTAGCGAAAAAACAGAAGCAATCAAAGCGGCTTACAGACAAGTATTTGAGCGCGACATTACCCGTGCTTATAGCCTGTCTATTTCTGACTTGGAATCTAAAGTCAAAAATTGCGAAATCTCCATGAGGGAGTTTATTCGTCGTCTTGCTAAATCTTCCCTTTACCAAAAACAGTTTTACCAACCTTTTATTAACAGTCGGGTAATTGAATTGGCTTTCCGTCACATTTTAGGACGGGGGCCAAGTAGCCGGGAAGAAGTGCAAAAATACTTCTCCATTGTTTCTCTCAAAGGTTTGGCTGGTTTAGTTGATGCTTTGGTAGATTCTACCGAATACAGCGATTACTTTGGCGAAGAAACAGTTCCTTACATTCGGGGTTTAGGACAAGAAGCCCAAGAATGTCGCAACTGGGGACAACAACAAGACCTGTTTAAATACAGTGCGCCTTTCCGGAAAGTTCCTCAGTTCATTACCACCTTTGCTGCTTACGAACAGCCATTACCTGACCAACATCCCTACGGTTCTGGTAATGACCCCTTGGAAATCCAATTTGGAGCGATTTTCCCGAAAGAAACCCGCAACCCCAGCGCCAGTCCTGCACCATTTGGTAAGGATACCCGCCGGATCTTGATTCACCAAGGCCCTGGTATTAATAACCAACTCAGCAATCCTAGAGCGCGGGATTTAGCTCCTGGAACTTTGGGTGCTAAGGTGTTCAAGTTAGACCAGTTACCTGGAACTATTGGCAAAAAAGCTGCCAAGGGTGTAAGTGTCAAGTTCTCGGAAAGCTCCACCCAAGCGGTAATTAAGGCTATTTACCTGCAAGTTTTCGGTCGTGATGTTTACGAAGGTCAACGTCTAAAAGTTGCAGAAATCAAGCTGGAAAACGGCGATATCACTGTCCGCGAGTTTGTGCGGATTTTGGCGAAGTCGGATTTATTCCGCAAGATGTATTGGACTTCTTTGTATGTCTGTAAAGCGATTGAATATATTCACCGTCGCTTGTTAGGTCGTCCTACCTACGGTCGTCAAGAGAACAACAAGTATTTTGACATCGCTGCTAAGAAGGGCTTTTATGCGATAGTTGATGCCATTATTGACAGTGAAGAATACAGCCAAGCATTTAATGAAGATACAGTTCCTTACGAACGCTATCTAACTCCTGCGGGTGTATCTTTGCGTCAATTGCGCGTGGGGACTATCCGCGAAGATTTGGCGAATGTTGAGAAACAAGAAACACCTCGCTTTGTGGAATTGGGTGCAGTCACCCAAATGCGGACTGAACCAGATATTGATTTCCGCATTAACCAAGGTGTTACTAAGCAACGTGAGCAAACCAAGGTCTTCAAGCTGACAGCAGTTAAGAATGACAAGGTTGCTGCTAACACTGTGATTAGCGGTGCTTATCGGCAGATTTTCGAGCGGGATATTGCTCCTTACATTTCTAAGAACGAGTTTACAGTTCTAGAAAGTAAGTTAGTGAACGGTGAAATTACTGTTAAGGAATTTATTCAAGGTTTGGGTTACTCTAGCCTTTACCAGAAGGAATTTTACACACCTTACCCCAATACCAAAGTCATTGAGTTGGGGACTAAGCATTTCTTAGGTCGCGCCCCTATTGACCAAGCGGAAATTCGTAAATACAACCAAATTCTCGCTACTCAAGGGATTCGGGCCTTTATTAGCGAAATGGTAGATAGTGCAGAATATCGTCAGGTGTTTGGTGAAGATACTGTTCCTTATCGTCGTTTCCCCACGTTACCTGCTGCTAACTTCCCCAATACCGAGAAGCTTTACAACCAGCTAACCAAGCAAAATGATGATTTGGTTGTTCCTAGCTTTGCCACTGTTAAGCCGCGGATTAAAACTGAGAATACGCCAATTCTAGCTAAGGCGATCGCCGATTTGGCAGCCCAAGCCAAGAAAATGGACAAGACTAAACCCTTGTTTATTGAGTTGGGTCGTTCTTTCAATGATGGTCGTGGTCAGTCCGTAGAAGTTGGTGTCGGTACAAGTCGCCGCAAACCAGCTCGGATTTTCCGCGCTACCACTGGGACAAATTCCCCAGAAACCAATCAGGTAATTAATGCTATCTATATCCAAGTTATGGACGTATTTAGCGGTCAAGTTCCTGATTATTTCCGTCGTTCTAACTTAGATAGCAAATTGCGTAATGGTGAAATTACCGTGCGTGAGTTTGTCATGGAACTAGCCAGTTCTGATATCTACCGCAAACGGTTCTATACTCCTTATCCCAACACCAAGGTAATAGAATTCCTCTTCCGTCACCTTTTGGGACGCGCACCCGCTACCCAAGGCGAAATCCGTCAATATAACAAGTTATTGGCTGATAGCGGTTTAAGAGCGGCTGTAGAAACAATTGTCAACAGTCCTGAGTATGCTCGTTACTTTGGTGAAGATGTTGTTCCTTACAAACGCTATCCATCTTTACCAGCAGGTAACTACTTGGGTAGTGTCCAGGCTGAAGCTGACTTAGTGAAACAATCTTGGTCTAGCCTCTCTCCCTCTGTGTTAACAGGTGGTCTTCCCAATAGATAG